A single window of Undibacterium sp. 5I1 DNA harbors:
- a CDS encoding APC family permease: protein MGQQTFGQQLIRTKPVDASGSEVEAGSSNGLHRSLGLFSLTMIGVGATIGTGIFFTMVEAVPKAGPSVILSFILAAVTAGLTALCYAELSSRIPASGSSYSYAYATVGEFPAYIVAACLLLEYGLAASATAVGWSAYLNNFLANAIGWQIPEMLRSSMIVAGANGVEFHPGQINLPPIILVIVCGFLLLRGTKESATVNAVMVLTKLVILTFFAVVAFSGFNAEHFTPFFNPDNSKGLGGMAGVTAAAGTVFFSFIGLDTVATAGEEVKNPKRNVPLAILAALVIVTVFYLLVAVAAVGAQPASMFAGQEAGLSVILQNVTGKAWPALILSAGAVISVFSVTLVTIYGQTRILFAISKDGLISPSFQRLHARTQTPTSNTIIVCVVVSIVAGLVDATFLWDMVSMGTLVAFIVVSTAVPVMRAKGIGAGSGGFRVPFGPYFLPGLSILACLYIVKDLPPTTYKVFFIWMAVAIGVYFLYGMRHSRLRQNDEK, encoded by the coding sequence TTGGGACAGCAAACATTTGGGCAGCAACTGATACGTACCAAGCCAGTTGATGCCAGCGGTAGTGAGGTTGAGGCAGGTAGCAGCAATGGTTTACATCGCTCGCTAGGCTTGTTTTCTTTAACCATGATTGGCGTTGGTGCCACGATTGGGACCGGTATCTTTTTTACCATGGTGGAGGCCGTGCCCAAGGCAGGGCCTTCGGTGATTTTGTCCTTTATTCTGGCGGCAGTGACGGCGGGTCTGACGGCACTATGCTATGCCGAATTGTCATCCCGCATCCCAGCGTCAGGCTCTTCATATTCATATGCTTACGCTACCGTCGGCGAGTTTCCTGCGTATATCGTCGCTGCTTGTTTACTATTGGAATATGGGTTGGCTGCCAGCGCTACGGCGGTGGGTTGGTCAGCTTATTTAAATAATTTTCTTGCGAATGCCATTGGATGGCAAATCCCAGAAATGCTGCGCTCATCCATGATAGTGGCAGGGGCAAATGGGGTTGAATTCCACCCCGGGCAAATTAATTTACCGCCAATTATTCTGGTGATCGTTTGTGGTTTTTTATTGTTACGCGGAACCAAAGAATCTGCCACCGTCAACGCGGTGATGGTACTGACTAAATTAGTTATCTTGACTTTTTTTGCAGTAGTGGCGTTCTCTGGTTTTAATGCAGAACACTTCACACCATTTTTCAACCCAGACAACAGCAAAGGTCTGGGCGGCATGGCTGGCGTGACCGCTGCTGCCGGTACCGTGTTTTTTTCTTTTATCGGTCTGGATACCGTCGCTACCGCAGGTGAAGAAGTTAAAAATCCAAAACGCAATGTGCCACTGGCGATCTTGGCCGCATTGGTAATTGTGACGGTATTTTATTTATTGGTTGCTGTTGCGGCCGTCGGCGCTCAGCCTGCCAGCATGTTTGCAGGGCAAGAAGCTGGTTTGTCCGTGATTTTGCAAAACGTAACTGGCAAAGCCTGGCCTGCTTTGATCTTATCTGCCGGTGCAGTGATCTCGGTATTTAGCGTGACGCTGGTGACGATCTACGGTCAGACCCGGATTTTGTTTGCGATCAGCAAAGATGGCTTGATCTCACCCTCTTTCCAGCGCTTGCATGCACGTACTCAGACCCCGACTAGCAATACAATTATCGTTTGTGTCGTGGTCAGTATTGTTGCCGGTTTAGTCGATGCGACCTTCTTGTGGGACATGGTTAGTATGGGCACGCTGGTGGCATTTATCGTAGTCTCAACGGCTGTGCCAGTGATGCGTGCTAAAGGTATTGGTGCTGGCAGTGGTGGTTTCCGGGTTCCGTTTGGGCCATATTTTTTACCCGGACTAAGTATCTTGGCTTGTTTATATATCGTTAAAGATTTACCACCGACGACTTACAAGGTATTTTTTATCTGGATGGCAGTAGCGATCGGTGTATATTTTTTATATGGAATGAGACATTCACGTTTGCGCCAAAATGACGAAAAATAA
- a CDS encoding CreA family protein: MTPVCSANAEVIGSVDTAFILIGPDHKIIVEAYDDPKVDGITCYISRAKTGGIKGAIGLAEDKAEASIACRQVGPISFKKPLVQQEEVFNERLSILFKKLRIVRVVDTKRNALVYLTYSDRLINGSPQNSVTAVPVDKAMPIPLK, translated from the coding sequence ATGACGCCGGTATGCAGCGCAAACGCTGAAGTCATTGGCAGCGTAGATACCGCTTTCATTTTGATTGGACCCGACCATAAAATTATCGTTGAGGCCTATGACGATCCTAAAGTGGATGGCATAACTTGTTACATTTCTCGTGCAAAAACGGGTGGTATCAAAGGTGCGATCGGCTTGGCAGAGGACAAGGCAGAAGCTTCTATCGCATGCCGCCAGGTTGGCCCTATTAGTTTTAAAAAACCTTTGGTGCAGCAAGAAGAAGTATTTAATGAGCGCTTATCTATTTTGTTTAAAAAACTCAGAATAGTCCGTGTCGTTGATACCAAACGCAATGCGCTGGTATATCTGACGTATTCTGATCGCCTGATTAATGGTTCACCGCAAAATAGTGTGACCGCAGTGCCGGTAGATAAAGCTATGCCGATTCCGCTAAAGTAA
- a CDS encoding HDOD domain-containing protein has protein sequence MKTSAAPARTTEQSVDALLKTIRIPPRPSLLAEVQQELSSKEPDPRRLAKIIANDVGLAGSLMKLTNSSFFGLRLKASSVDHAVDLLGMAQCGTLMTGIIARQSVVVQGQSLVKFWDFSTKRAQAMIYLARNMHIYPSDIAHTFGLFCDIGIPIMLERFPHYAATLTKANQEFTKKFTEIEDEAHQCNHAAVGSLMARTWGLPEDVFTAILLHHDYAVLEDSATPEMVRALVAMALMSEYAIQKYHGQDVSAEWEKGGVQACHFLGLSTDEAADKFDELHEMFNSME, from the coding sequence ATGAAAACCTCTGCTGCCCCAGCCAGAACCACTGAGCAATCAGTTGATGCTCTGCTTAAAACGATCAGAATTCCGCCGCGCCCTAGTTTGTTAGCAGAGGTTCAGCAAGAACTGTCGTCTAAAGAGCCCGATCCGCGTCGCCTCGCAAAAATTATCGCTAATGATGTCGGCCTGGCAGGTTCTTTGATGAAGTTGACCAACTCCTCTTTTTTTGGATTACGTTTAAAGGCGAGTTCTGTCGATCATGCGGTTGATCTATTAGGCATGGCGCAGTGCGGCACATTAATGACGGGCATCATTGCCCGTCAGTCGGTTGTAGTGCAAGGGCAATCACTGGTGAAGTTTTGGGATTTTTCTACCAAGCGGGCGCAGGCGATGATTTATCTGGCGCGTAATATGCATATTTATCCCTCAGATATTGCGCATACGTTTGGCTTGTTTTGCGATATCGGCATTCCAATTATGCTGGAGCGTTTTCCTCACTATGCAGCAACGCTGACTAAAGCTAATCAGGAATTTACTAAAAAATTTACCGAGATCGAAGATGAGGCGCATCAGTGCAATCACGCCGCAGTCGGGTCTTTGATGGCGCGTACCTGGGGTTTGCCCGAAGATGTTTTTACCGCGATTTTATTGCACCATGACTACGCGGTTTTAGAAGATAGCGCTACGCCAGAAATGGTTCGTGCACTAGTAGCAATGGCCTTGATGTCGGAATACGCCATACAAAAATATCATGGGCAAGATGTTTCCGCCGAATGGGAAAAAGGCGGAGTGCAGGCTTGCCATTTTCTGGGTTTATCCACAGATGAAGCTGCCGATAAATTTGATGAATTACATGAAATGTTTAATAGTATGGAGTGA
- a CDS encoding DUF6968 family protein yields the protein MSPDGVGADLNLSIAAPIKDHIDWGCAVSLGILDSHPSRIYGCDSWHAVQMAMSFIALRVRHFSETGWLFYWDKDGNPATLHDLITSGLSKST from the coding sequence GTGTCACCAGACGGTGTCGGCGCAGACCTGAACTTAAGTATTGCTGCCCCGATCAAGGATCATATTGACTGGGGTTGCGCCGTATCGCTGGGGATACTCGACTCGCACCCATCAAGGATTTATGGGTGCGATAGCTGGCATGCTGTACAAATGGCAATGTCATTCATTGCACTGAGAGTTAGGCATTTTTCTGAAACTGGCTGGTTATTTTATTGGGACAAAGACGGCAATCCGGCAACGCTACACGATCTGATTACTTCAGGATTAAGTAAATCCACCTGA